A window of the Streptomyces griseochromogenes genome harbors these coding sequences:
- a CDS encoding histidine kinase, with amino-acid sequence MHPRTPRPLVVDTLIATAMAVVAVLLGQESRSQGWPDLDARAYVLVALAHLPVALRGRWPVGVFAAVQAAALVYITLGYWPVVCTFGSMLALYTVASVRPVRTALACAACMTGVWAYAGVVSHTPSMASVLGQALLYCSVLVWFGHLARRSAELTRRLRAEQAERARRAVAEERGRIARELHDVVAHHMSVISVQAGLARFVFDSDPGKARGALGTIADTSGEALEELRRMLQVLREEDPEAPEGAPMPTLARLGDLLERVRSGGLRVDLAVEGTERPLPPGVELCAYRVVQEALTNVLKHAGPARARVELSYGSHGLTVRVTDDGEGVNPDRVSTGAGHGLIGMRERAKLYGGTISVGPRAEGGYQVQLTLPTSAANTRRGDDRTR; translated from the coding sequence ATGCACCCGAGGACGCCCCGACCGCTCGTCGTGGACACGCTGATCGCGACGGCCATGGCCGTGGTCGCCGTCCTGCTGGGGCAGGAGTCGCGGTCGCAGGGCTGGCCGGATCTCGATGCCCGCGCCTACGTCCTGGTCGCCCTCGCGCATCTGCCGGTGGCGCTGCGCGGCCGGTGGCCCGTCGGTGTCTTCGCCGCCGTCCAGGCGGCCGCGCTCGTCTACATCACCCTCGGCTACTGGCCGGTGGTGTGCACCTTCGGCTCGATGCTCGCCCTCTACACGGTCGCCTCGGTCCGCCCGGTGCGCACCGCGCTCGCCTGCGCGGCCTGCATGACCGGGGTGTGGGCGTACGCCGGGGTGGTCAGCCACACCCCTTCCATGGCCTCCGTGCTCGGGCAGGCACTGCTGTACTGCTCGGTGCTGGTCTGGTTCGGGCACCTGGCCCGCCGCTCCGCCGAACTGACCCGCCGGCTGCGCGCGGAACAGGCCGAGCGGGCCCGGCGCGCGGTCGCCGAGGAACGGGGGCGGATCGCACGGGAGCTGCACGACGTGGTCGCCCACCACATGTCGGTGATCTCCGTCCAGGCGGGCCTGGCCCGCTTCGTCTTCGACTCCGACCCCGGCAAGGCCCGCGGGGCGCTCGGCACCATCGCGGACACCAGCGGCGAGGCCCTGGAGGAGCTGCGGCGCATGCTCCAGGTGCTGCGCGAGGAGGACCCCGAGGCCCCCGAGGGTGCCCCCATGCCCACCCTGGCCCGGCTCGGCGACCTCCTGGAGCGGGTACGGTCCGGCGGCCTCCGGGTGGACCTGGCCGTCGAGGGCACCGAACGGCCGCTGCCGCCGGGCGTCGAACTGTGCGCCTACCGCGTCGTCCAGGAAGCCCTCACCAACGTCCTCAAGCACGCGGGCCCGGCACGCGCGCGCGTGGAGCTGAGCTACGGCTCCCACGGCCTGACCGTCCGCGTCACCGACGACGGAGAGGGGGTGAATCCGGACAGAGTCTCCACCGGCGCCGGACACGGCTTGATCGGCATGCGGGAACGGGCCAAGCTCTACGGCGGGACGATCAGCGTCGGCCCACGCGCCGAGGGCGGCTACCAGGTCCAGCTGACCCTGCCCACCTCGGCCGCGAACACACGGCGGGGGGACGACCGTACGCGATGA
- a CDS encoding MFS transporter, translated as MPAHALKRSTLLTLCACVLVAQSMVAAINLLIPQLSSSSLHPSHSEILWTVDAYVIVFAGLLVPAGALGDRHGRKGALLAGLGLFAAGAATSAVATGPALLIAGRGLSGAGAALITPATLSILMQLSAPEHRARSMAAWTLSIGLGGAAGNLGGGLVGQFLSWRALFAVMVPLAAVLSAAVAVTTPRTERSASSNLDPLGTLLLTTGLVAVLFGIIEGPSYGWTSARILGAFAAGALLIAVFALHALRASAPLFDPRVFASSRLRAASLGTATGFFGLFSLFFVNSQYLQDLKGFGAALTGVAIMPLPVGMAVSQRLAGRWAGRPRAVIGTGLALIGLGLLGVSTAGASTPYGVYACWLLVISAGTGLSMPALTFGVVSSLPPHQAGLGSGLATTARETGAALGVAVTGTVLSAHAGLGAGMGPALRTVALVVLAATALVITGYGRRADSRTLASGPERVLSRSARS; from the coding sequence GTGCCCGCGCACGCCCTGAAACGCTCGACCCTCCTCACACTGTGCGCCTGCGTCCTGGTCGCCCAGAGCATGGTCGCCGCCATCAACCTGCTGATACCGCAGCTGAGTTCGTCCTCTCTGCACCCCTCGCACAGCGAGATCCTGTGGACGGTCGACGCGTACGTCATCGTCTTCGCCGGGCTCCTCGTCCCGGCCGGCGCGCTCGGCGACCGGCACGGCCGCAAGGGCGCGCTGCTCGCCGGACTCGGGCTGTTCGCGGCGGGCGCCGCCACCAGCGCGGTGGCGACCGGCCCGGCCCTGCTGATCGCGGGCCGGGGCCTGTCCGGCGCCGGAGCGGCCCTGATCACCCCGGCGACCCTGTCGATCCTGATGCAGCTGTCCGCGCCCGAGCACCGGGCCCGTTCGATGGCGGCCTGGACCCTGTCGATCGGGCTCGGCGGCGCCGCGGGCAACCTGGGCGGCGGACTGGTCGGCCAGTTCCTGTCCTGGCGCGCCCTGTTCGCGGTCATGGTCCCGCTCGCCGCGGTGCTCTCCGCCGCCGTCGCCGTCACCACCCCGCGCACCGAACGCTCCGCCTCCAGCAACCTCGACCCGCTCGGCACCCTGCTGCTCACCACGGGCCTGGTCGCGGTCCTGTTCGGCATCATCGAGGGCCCGTCCTACGGCTGGACCTCCGCCCGTATCCTCGGTGCCTTCGCCGCGGGCGCCCTGCTGATCGCCGTCTTCGCGCTGCACGCCCTGCGCGCGTCCGCCCCGCTGTTCGACCCGCGCGTCTTCGCCTCCTCCCGGCTGCGCGCCGCCTCCCTCGGCACGGCCACCGGATTCTTCGGCCTGTTCTCCCTCTTCTTCGTCAACTCCCAGTACCTGCAGGACCTGAAGGGCTTCGGCGCGGCCCTCACCGGCGTCGCGATCATGCCGCTGCCCGTCGGCATGGCGGTCTCCCAGCGGCTGGCGGGGCGCTGGGCGGGCCGCCCCCGCGCGGTCATCGGCACCGGACTGGCCCTGATCGGCCTCGGCCTGCTCGGTGTGTCCACCGCCGGCGCAAGCACCCCCTACGGGGTCTACGCCTGCTGGCTGCTGGTCATCTCCGCCGGCACGGGTCTCTCCATGCCCGCCCTGACCTTCGGCGTGGTCAGCTCGCTCCCGCCCCACCAGGCGGGACTCGGCTCCGGCCTCGCCACCACCGCCCGTGAGACCGGCGCCGCCCTGGGCGTCGCGGTCACCGGAACCGTCCTGTCCGCCCACGCCGGCCTCGGCGCCGGCATGGGCCCGGCGCTGCGCACCGTCGCGCTGGTGGTGCTGGCGGCGACGGCGCTGGTGATCACCGGGTACGGCCGCCGGGCCGACTCACGCACCCTCGCGTCCGGCCCGGAGCGCGTACTGTCGCGGTCGGCGCGCTCCTGA
- a CDS encoding RDD family protein has translation MSFGTPNNPYGPGQNPQQGYGYPQQQPGYPQAPQGVPPQQGYGYPQQPGYPGYPQQGGYGMQPNYANWGQRVLSKLIDGALYMVVYLPIAIIGEKAGVPILGLISFVAMIGVIIWQVIQEGKTGQTVGKKVVGTRTLKEDTGQPLGGGMAFVRQLAHFLDGLPCYLGYLWPAWDAKRQTFSDKVCGSIVIRSQ, from the coding sequence ATGAGTTTCGGCACGCCCAACAACCCCTACGGACCGGGCCAGAACCCCCAGCAGGGCTACGGCTACCCGCAGCAGCAGCCGGGGTACCCGCAGGCCCCCCAGGGCGTGCCGCCGCAGCAGGGTTACGGCTACCCGCAGCAGCCGGGTTACCCGGGCTACCCGCAGCAGGGCGGTTACGGGATGCAGCCGAATTACGCGAACTGGGGTCAGCGGGTCCTCAGCAAGCTGATCGACGGTGCCTTGTACATGGTCGTCTACCTCCCCATCGCCATCATCGGCGAGAAGGCGGGCGTTCCGATTCTGGGGCTCATCAGCTTCGTCGCCATGATCGGTGTCATCATCTGGCAGGTGATCCAGGAGGGGAAGACCGGCCAGACGGTCGGCAAGAAGGTGGTCGGCACCCGCACGCTCAAGGAGGACACCGGCCAGCCGCTCGGCGGAGGCATGGCGTTCGTGCGCCAGCTGGCCCACTTCCTGGACGGCCTGCCCTGCTACCTCGGCTACCTGTGGCCCGCCTGGGACGCCAAGCGCCAGACGTTCTCGGACAAGGTGTGCGGCTCGATCGTGATCCGCTCGCAGTGA
- a CDS encoding LysR family transcriptional regulator — translation MRVTQSTDLDLNLLVALDVLLEEQSVQGAARRLHLSEPAMSRTLGRIRKALGDPVLVRAGRRMVPTPRALAVRAEVSAVVERARALFRSGRDTDLRTVERTFAILGHDMIAASLGPALFARAAREAPGIRIRFLAESHVDVPYLREGTADLEVGVIDTVAPEVHVEALAEDRMVGVVRAGHPLLEGEMTPERFAGQAAHITVSRRGRLYGPVDGALAELGLERRVVGSVATFPASLFAIRDTDLVGMIGSRAEPMAAALGLRTFPVPVPLPPLRLGLAWHPRHDADPAHAWLRMCVRELEELSAGRRG, via the coding sequence TTGCGCGTGACGCAATCCACGGATCTGGACCTGAACCTGCTCGTCGCCCTGGACGTTCTGCTGGAGGAGCAGAGCGTGCAGGGGGCCGCCCGCCGGCTGCACCTGTCCGAGCCGGCGATGAGCCGCACCCTCGGCCGGATCCGCAAGGCCCTCGGCGATCCGGTCCTCGTCCGGGCCGGGCGCCGGATGGTGCCGACGCCGCGCGCGCTCGCCGTGCGGGCCGAGGTGAGCGCGGTGGTGGAGCGGGCCCGCGCGCTGTTCCGGTCCGGCCGGGACACCGACCTGAGGACGGTGGAACGCACCTTCGCGATCCTCGGCCACGACATGATCGCCGCGTCCCTCGGCCCGGCCCTGTTCGCGCGCGCCGCCCGGGAGGCGCCCGGTATCCGGATCCGTTTTCTGGCGGAGAGCCACGTGGACGTGCCCTACCTGCGGGAGGGCACCGCCGACCTGGAAGTGGGGGTGATCGACACGGTGGCGCCCGAGGTGCATGTGGAGGCACTCGCCGAGGACCGGATGGTCGGTGTCGTGCGTGCCGGACACCCGCTGCTGGAGGGGGAGATGACGCCGGAGCGGTTCGCCGGCCAGGCCGCTCACATCACCGTCTCGCGACGGGGCAGGCTGTACGGACCCGTCGACGGAGCGCTCGCCGAACTCGGCCTGGAGCGGCGGGTGGTGGGCAGCGTGGCGACGTTCCCCGCTTCCCTCTTCGCCATCCGTGACACCGATCTGGTGGGGATGATCGGCAGCAGGGCCGAGCCGATGGCGGCGGCGCTCGGACTCAGGACGTTCCCGGTGCCGGTGCCCCTGCCGCCGCTGCGGCTGGGGCTGGCCTGGCATCCGCGCCACGACGCCGATCCGGCCCACGCCTGGCTGCGCATGTGCGTCCGGGAACTGGAGGAGCTGTCAGCCGGCCGGAGGGGATAG
- a CDS encoding FHA domain-containing protein — protein sequence MYSIIVVPPPTPEDREHRDQIRLAPGERLTFGRASGNDLAIPHDGVSRRAGELSAQGAFWILSNLSARQTYVVENPEGAGEHIKVGPGRLDAPVPFEFSRIVLPAAGDLLPIEVWAPRHDYLRDGAGPDGDTTAPAFSVDRTKRYFAVLAALCEPRLRGEPHAPLPTVDQVVDRLRPAWPAASRTSVQWNIDYLAVKLRLKPGPETADTGPRLNGKKESLVSLALRFDLVREDDLVVLSGSGTASRAAR from the coding sequence TTGTACAGCATCATCGTCGTACCTCCGCCGACCCCGGAGGACCGAGAGCACCGCGACCAGATCCGGCTCGCCCCCGGCGAGCGCCTCACCTTCGGCCGGGCGTCGGGCAACGATCTGGCGATCCCGCACGACGGGGTCTCACGCCGGGCCGGCGAGCTCAGCGCCCAGGGCGCGTTCTGGATACTGAGCAACCTGTCCGCACGGCAGACGTACGTCGTGGAGAACCCCGAGGGCGCGGGCGAGCACATCAAGGTGGGCCCGGGCCGGCTCGACGCGCCCGTCCCGTTCGAGTTCTCGCGGATCGTGCTGCCCGCCGCCGGGGACCTGCTGCCGATCGAGGTATGGGCGCCGCGCCACGACTACCTGCGCGACGGCGCCGGTCCGGACGGCGACACCACGGCCCCGGCCTTCTCCGTCGACCGCACCAAGCGCTACTTCGCCGTCCTGGCCGCCCTGTGCGAACCGCGACTGCGCGGCGAGCCGCACGCCCCGCTGCCCACCGTCGACCAGGTCGTCGACCGGCTGCGCCCCGCCTGGCCGGCCGCCTCGCGCACCTCGGTGCAGTGGAACATCGACTACCTGGCCGTGAAGCTGCGTCTCAAGCCCGGCCCGGAGACCGCGGACACGGGCCCCCGCCTCAACGGCAAGAAGGAGTCGCTGGTCTCGCTGGCGCTCCGCTTCGACCTCGTGCGCGAGGACGACCTGGTCGTCCTGTCCGGATCCGGCACCGCGAGCCGGGCGGCCCGATGA
- a CDS encoding response regulator, whose translation MTTVLVVDDQFLIRAGLVGLLDAAPGFEVVGEAGDGEEAVRLAAETRPDVILMDIRMPGMNGIEATERILAQAPGEAPRVLVLTTFDLDEYVYGALRAGAAGFLLKDSGPERLLAAITAVDGGDALFAPSVTRRLVEAFTRPQAPAAADDAASPPGLDVLTARETEVLRLTARGLSNLEIADRLYISEATVKTHLNRTMTKLELGSRAQAVVVAYETGLVTPGG comes from the coding sequence ATGACCACAGTGCTCGTCGTCGACGACCAGTTCCTCATCCGCGCCGGGCTCGTGGGCCTGCTGGACGCCGCGCCCGGCTTCGAGGTGGTGGGCGAGGCGGGCGACGGCGAGGAGGCCGTGCGGCTCGCCGCCGAGACCCGGCCCGACGTGATCCTCATGGACATCCGGATGCCCGGCATGAACGGCATCGAGGCCACCGAGCGCATCCTCGCCCAGGCCCCCGGCGAGGCGCCCCGGGTGCTCGTGCTGACCACCTTCGACCTCGACGAGTACGTGTACGGGGCGCTGCGCGCCGGGGCCGCCGGGTTCCTGCTGAAGGACTCCGGGCCCGAGCGGCTGCTCGCCGCGATCACCGCGGTCGACGGCGGCGACGCCCTGTTCGCGCCCAGCGTCACCCGGCGCCTGGTCGAGGCCTTCACCCGCCCCCAGGCCCCCGCCGCCGCCGACGACGCGGCCTCGCCGCCCGGGCTCGATGTGCTCACCGCACGCGAGACCGAGGTCCTCAGGCTCACCGCCCGCGGCCTGTCCAACCTGGAGATCGCCGACCGCCTCTACATCAGCGAGGCGACGGTCAAGACCCACCTCAACCGCACGATGACCAAACTCGAACTGGGCAGCCGGGCCCAGGCGGTGGTGGTGGCGTACGAGACGGGCCTGGTCACCCCGGGCGGTTGA
- a CDS encoding bifunctional methylenetetrahydrofolate dehydrogenase/methenyltetrahydrofolate cyclohydrolase, translating to MTAQILDGKATAAAIKSDLTARVAALKKRGVTPGLGTILVGDDPGSQKYVAGKHRDCAQVGLASIQRELPATATQEEIEAVVRELNEDPACTGYIVQLPLPKGIDENRILELMDPAKDADGLHPMNLGRLVLNEPAPLPCTPNGIISLLRAHGVEIKGAEVVVVGRGVTIGRPMPLLLTRRSENATVTQCHTGTRDLSAHLKRADIIIAAAGVPHLIGAEDVKPGAAVLDVGVSRNAEGKIVGDVHPDVTEVAGWISPNPGGVGPMTRAQLLVNVVEAAERSAG from the coding sequence ATGACCGCCCAGATTCTCGATGGCAAGGCCACCGCAGCCGCGATCAAGTCCGATCTGACCGCCCGCGTGGCGGCGCTGAAGAAGAGGGGCGTCACGCCCGGCCTCGGCACGATCCTGGTCGGGGACGACCCCGGCAGCCAGAAGTACGTCGCCGGCAAGCACCGCGACTGCGCACAGGTCGGCCTCGCCTCCATCCAGCGCGAGCTGCCGGCCACGGCGACCCAGGAGGAGATCGAGGCGGTCGTCCGGGAGCTCAACGAGGACCCGGCCTGCACCGGCTACATCGTCCAGCTCCCGCTGCCCAAGGGCATCGACGAGAACCGCATCCTGGAACTGATGGACCCGGCCAAGGACGCGGACGGCCTGCACCCGATGAACCTCGGCCGTCTCGTCCTGAACGAGCCCGCGCCGCTGCCCTGCACCCCCAACGGCATCATCTCCCTGCTGCGGGCCCACGGCGTCGAGATCAAGGGCGCCGAGGTCGTGGTCGTCGGCCGGGGCGTGACCATCGGCCGCCCCATGCCGCTGCTGCTCACCCGGCGCAGCGAGAACGCCACGGTGACCCAGTGCCACACGGGCACCCGTGACCTGTCCGCCCACCTCAAGCGGGCCGACATCATCATCGCGGCCGCCGGCGTCCCGCACCTGATCGGCGCCGAGGACGTCAAACCGGGCGCGGCCGTCCTGGACGTCGGCGTCTCCCGCAACGCCGAGGGGAAGATCGTCGGCGACGTCCACCCGGACGTGACCGAGGTGGCCGGCTGGATCTCCCCGAACCCGGGCGGCGTGGGTCCGATGACCCGCGCGCAGCTGCTGGTCAACGTGGTCGAGGCGGCGGAGCGCAGTGCCGGCTGA
- a CDS encoding serine/threonine protein kinase, producing MTEAYAVPVPRGYRVGGWEVREPIATGAFGSVYAGRRTGTGDRELPPAAALKFLPTGTGTPRQLAHLRELIEREVDLYRRLRRPRLIRMYETLVVDDPARPELDGATVLVLERAEGSLSALLSASPRPAAGPALLAQICEGLAQLHRAGWVHGDLKPANVLLMADGSARLADFNMAAELEGTHAYTPAFSTPDYTPPELLWAEIGERGRRIRPSADVWAFGVLAHLVLTDSFPLSGVTPTARRDAAAAYARGTDELRLSPELPDAWREIIRDCLARTHAARITTEALLSRVEAAAGTGRSPRLPRLFPRRRRRQAVIAGAAAATAAVAALGYGISTWATDRHDQARDASSAGYGASELRTDKGVPVAYRRLIVNSAHACAQSDVTPALIAAMLKAESNFDPNLSDPGKQEFGIARWTPGVLRWWMREDGVPASATPTPPLSPSVSIPAMGRYLCFIDSHLKDGLRGDKRVLTAAGYRTSYKKVNDAGGVPPKYRAYSARVAHYLKEYTPPGKK from the coding sequence ATGACGGAGGCGTACGCCGTGCCGGTGCCGAGGGGCTACCGGGTCGGCGGCTGGGAGGTGCGCGAGCCGATCGCGACGGGCGCCTTCGGCAGCGTGTACGCGGGCCGGCGCACCGGCACCGGTGACCGCGAACTGCCGCCCGCGGCCGCCCTGAAGTTCCTGCCCACCGGTACCGGCACCCCGCGTCAACTGGCCCACCTGCGCGAACTCATCGAGCGCGAGGTCGACCTGTACCGCAGGCTCAGACGGCCGCGACTGATCCGGATGTACGAGACCCTCGTCGTCGACGACCCGGCCCGCCCCGAACTCGACGGCGCCACGGTCCTCGTCCTGGAGAGGGCCGAAGGATCACTGTCCGCCCTGCTCTCCGCCTCGCCCCGGCCGGCCGCCGGGCCCGCACTGCTCGCCCAGATCTGCGAGGGGCTGGCGCAACTGCACCGGGCGGGCTGGGTGCACGGGGATCTGAAACCGGCCAATGTGCTGCTGATGGCGGACGGCTCGGCACGGCTCGCCGACTTCAACATGGCCGCCGAGCTGGAGGGCACCCACGCCTACACCCCGGCCTTCTCCACCCCCGACTACACCCCGCCCGAGCTGCTGTGGGCGGAGATCGGCGAACGCGGCCGGCGGATCCGCCCCTCCGCCGACGTGTGGGCCTTCGGTGTGCTCGCCCACCTCGTCCTCACGGACTCCTTCCCGCTGTCCGGCGTCACCCCCACGGCCCGCCGCGACGCGGCCGCCGCCTACGCCCGCGGCACGGACGAACTGCGTCTTTCGCCCGAACTCCCGGACGCCTGGCGGGAGATCATCCGTGACTGCCTGGCCCGTACGCACGCCGCGCGCATCACCACCGAGGCACTGCTCAGCCGTGTCGAGGCGGCCGCCGGCACGGGCCGCTCGCCGCGGCTGCCCCGGCTGTTCCCGCGCCGCAGGCGCCGGCAGGCGGTGATCGCCGGAGCCGCGGCCGCCACCGCGGCCGTCGCGGCCCTCGGCTACGGCATCAGCACCTGGGCCACGGACCGGCACGACCAGGCCCGCGATGCCTCCTCGGCCGGTTACGGCGCCTCGGAACTGCGGACCGACAAAGGCGTTCCGGTCGCCTACCGCCGGCTCATCGTGAACTCCGCCCACGCATGCGCCCAGTCCGACGTCACCCCCGCGCTCATCGCGGCGATGCTGAAGGCCGAGAGCAACTTCGACCCGAACCTCTCCGACCCCGGCAAGCAGGAGTTCGGCATCGCCCGCTGGACGCCGGGCGTGCTGCGCTGGTGGATGCGCGAGGACGGCGTCCCCGCGTCGGCGACGCCGACGCCACCGCTGTCCCCTTCCGTGTCCATCCCGGCCATGGGCCGCTATCTGTGCTTCATCGACTCCCACCTGAAGGACGGTCTGCGCGGAGACAAGCGGGTGCTGACCGCGGCCGGATACCGGACGTCGTACAAGAAGGTGAACGACGCGGGCGGAGTTCCCCCGAAGTACCGCGCCTACTCGGCCCGCGTCGCTCACTACCTCAAGGAGTACACGCCCCCGGGAAAGAAGTGA
- a CDS encoding DUF2690 domain-containing protein, with amino-acid sequence MPDELDPQIKEFTSQLRRLVDRSGLSIAALADRTGYSKTSWERYLGGRLLAPKGAIVALAEVTGTNPVHLTTMWELAERAWSRAEMRHDRTMEQIRISQARAALGEFGAAEAEGTSGTKTARKGAAARPTPGIAGPAGVSPTIPPQPTASEADEPGKPAKSETADGSEASSGANSWGLAGYQGPSPLTGRPGAGARPPVTPDAPGRTPGAPNPYDLRSTAQRPGTAAPAKGAGPKGRLTMFLAGVAGVLVVVAAVFFFTQQGGGDKKAGGTKSPSPTASSGPSVPAGVKCGGSACSGKDAEAMGCTGDLVTTAQTATVGTTTLEVRYSKACGAAWGRITRATQGDRVEVSAGKARQSGDITAVGDTIAYTPMVAVKNAAEAKACATLASGRTGCTK; translated from the coding sequence TTGCCGGATGAGCTGGATCCGCAGATCAAGGAGTTCACGAGCCAGTTGCGCCGGCTCGTGGACCGCAGCGGACTGAGCATCGCGGCGCTGGCGGACCGGACCGGCTACAGCAAGACGTCCTGGGAGCGCTACCTGGGCGGCCGGCTTCTCGCGCCCAAGGGCGCGATCGTCGCGCTCGCCGAGGTCACCGGCACCAACCCGGTCCATCTCACCACCATGTGGGAGCTGGCCGAACGCGCCTGGAGCCGGGCCGAGATGCGGCACGACCGGACGATGGAGCAGATCCGTATCTCCCAGGCGCGGGCCGCGCTCGGGGAGTTCGGGGCGGCCGAGGCCGAGGGCACGAGCGGGACCAAGACGGCCCGCAAGGGCGCCGCTGCCCGTCCGACCCCGGGCATCGCGGGACCCGCGGGGGTCTCACCGACCATCCCGCCCCAGCCGACGGCGTCCGAGGCCGACGAACCCGGGAAACCCGCGAAATCCGAGACGGCGGACGGTTCCGAGGCCTCCTCCGGCGCCAACTCCTGGGGCCTGGCCGGCTACCAGGGCCCGTCGCCGCTGACCGGCCGCCCCGGCGCCGGCGCGCGGCCCCCCGTCACGCCGGACGCTCCCGGGCGGACGCCGGGTGCGCCGAATCCTTACGACCTGCGGTCCACGGCCCAGCGGCCCGGTACCGCCGCACCGGCCAAGGGGGCCGGGCCCAAGGGGCGGCTGACGATGTTCCTCGCGGGCGTCGCCGGTGTCCTCGTCGTCGTCGCGGCCGTCTTCTTCTTCACCCAGCAGGGCGGCGGCGACAAGAAGGCGGGCGGCACCAAGTCGCCGTCGCCGACGGCCAGCTCGGGCCCCAGCGTGCCCGCCGGGGTCAAGTGCGGCGGCTCGGCCTGTTCCGGCAAGGACGCGGAGGCCATGGGGTGCACCGGTGACCTGGTGACCACCGCTCAGACCGCCACCGTCGGCACCACCACGCTGGAGGTCCGCTACAGCAAAGCCTGCGGTGCGGCCTGGGGACGGATCACCCGCGCGACCCAGGGCGACCGGGTCGAGGTCTCGGCGGGCAAGGCCCGGCAGTCGGGTGACATCACCGCCGTGGGGGACACCATCGCCTACACCCCGATGGTCGCCGTGAAGAACGCGGCCGAGGCCAAGGCCTGCGCGACCCTCGCCTCCGGGCGGACGGGGTGCACGAAGTAG
- a CDS encoding DUF3017 domain-containing protein yields the protein MPAENTHHSAGPTAPEAGGSPKRTTRRFPRITRDTARPEGGGRAAPGDAPAPARQWPLLVVLGSVALGLLLTALDVFRWGTLLIGAALLAGAVMRWILPSVGMLAVRSRFTDIATYGILGLTIVLLTMMAQPRPWLVIPFLKDTLHFTLTK from the coding sequence GTGCCGGCTGAGAACACCCACCACAGCGCCGGCCCCACCGCCCCCGAGGCCGGCGGGAGCCCGAAGCGGACCACGCGCCGCTTCCCGCGGATCACCCGGGACACCGCGCGGCCCGAGGGCGGCGGCCGGGCCGCGCCCGGCGACGCCCCGGCACCCGCCCGGCAGTGGCCGTTGCTGGTCGTGCTGGGCTCGGTCGCACTCGGCCTGCTGCTGACCGCGCTCGACGTGTTCCGCTGGGGCACCCTGCTGATCGGCGCCGCCCTGCTGGCCGGAGCGGTCATGCGCTGGATACTGCCCAGCGTCGGCATGCTCGCCGTCCGCTCGCGCTTCACGGACATCGCCACCTACGGGATATTGGGCCTCACGATCGTCCTGCTGACGATGATGGCCCAGCCCCGGCCATGGCTGGTGATCCCGTTCCTGAAGGACACCCTGCACTTCACGCTCACCAAATAG
- a CDS encoding malate dehydrogenase: protein MTRTPVNVTVTGAAGQIGYALLFRIASGQLLGADVPVKLRLLEITPALKAAEGTAMELDDCAFPLLQGIEISDDPNVAFDGANVALLVGARPRTKGMERGDLLEANGGIFKPQGKAINDHAADDIKVLVVGNPANTNALIAQAAAPDVPAERFTAMTRLDHNRALTQLAKKTGTTVADIKRLTIWGNHSATQYPDIFHATVAGKNAAETVNDEKWLAEDFIPTVAKRGAAIIEARGASSAASAANAAIDHVHTWVNGTAEGDWTSMGIPSDGSYGVAEGLISSFPVTCKDGKYEIVQGLEINEFSRARIEASVKELEEEREAVRSLGLI, encoded by the coding sequence ATGACCCGCACTCCCGTGAACGTCACCGTCACCGGCGCGGCCGGCCAGATCGGTTACGCCCTGCTCTTCCGCATCGCCTCCGGCCAGCTGCTCGGCGCGGACGTGCCGGTCAAGCTGCGCCTCCTGGAGATCACCCCGGCGCTCAAGGCCGCCGAGGGCACGGCCATGGAGCTGGACGACTGCGCGTTCCCGCTGCTCCAGGGCATCGAGATCTCGGACGACCCGAACGTCGCCTTCGACGGCGCCAACGTGGCCCTCCTCGTCGGCGCCCGCCCGCGCACCAAGGGCATGGAGCGCGGCGACCTGCTGGAGGCCAACGGCGGCATCTTCAAGCCGCAGGGCAAGGCCATCAACGACCACGCCGCGGACGACATCAAGGTCCTCGTCGTCGGCAACCCGGCCAACACCAACGCGCTCATCGCGCAGGCCGCCGCCCCGGACGTGCCGGCCGAGCGCTTCACCGCGATGACCCGCCTGGACCACAACCGCGCGCTGACCCAGCTCGCGAAGAAGACGGGCACCACGGTCGCCGACATCAAGCGCCTGACCATCTGGGGCAACCACTCCGCCACCCAGTACCCGGACATCTTCCACGCCACGGTCGCCGGCAAGAACGCCGCCGAGACCGTGAATGACGAGAAGTGGCTGGCCGAGGACTTCATCCCGACCGTCGCCAAGCGCGGTGCCGCGATCATCGAGGCCCGTGGTGCCTCGTCGGCCGCTTCCGCCGCCAACGCCGCGATCGACCACGTCCACACCTGGGTCAACGGCACCGCCGAGGGCGACTGGACCTCCATGGGCATCCCGTCGGACGGCTCCTACGGCGTCGCGGAGGGCCTGATCTCCTCCTTCCCGGTCACCTGCAAGGACGGCAAGTACGAGATCGTCCAGGGCCTGGAGATCAACGAGTTCTCCCGCGCCCGCATCGAGGCCTCCGTCAAGGAGCTCGAGGAGGAGCGCGAGGCGGTCCGCTCCCTGGGCCTCATCTGA